One Haloimpatiens massiliensis genomic window, ATATATATGAGCACGCTATAAGAAATAAGTGCCAATATCCTTTTACCCCAGCAATATCTTATATGTATGGACTAGATTATCAATTAGATAATATAATAAAAGAAGGTTTAGATCACAGATATAAGCGACACGAGGAAATGTCTAAAGTGGTTAAAAGCTGGGCAGAAAAGAATTTTGAGATATTTGGAGATAAGAATCATTTATCTAAAACTATAACAGTTATTAAAAATACTAGAAATGTAAATATAGAAGGGTTAAACAAGAAATTAAAAGAAAGAGGATTCGCTATATCCAATGGTTATGGCAAGTTGAAAGAAAAGACTTTTGGAATAGGACACATGGGAGATGCCACGGTTCAGGAAGTTCAAGAGCTGTTATCAAATATAGACGATATTATAAGAATTTAGAAAAATAAGTAATTATATTTTAGCTAGAGAATATAAAAATATAGGATTATCCAATCCTATATTTTTATTATAAAGTACATTGCATTATAGAGTACCTAATGTTATAGTATACATGGGAGGTGAAAATAATGGAAATTGATAAAGAGTTATTAAAAGGGTGTATAGATACAATCTTAATGTGCTTGCTTAATGAAAAACCCATGTATGGTTATGAATTGGCACAAACTGTAAGAAAAGTAAGCGAAGAGAATTTTGAGTTAAAAGAGGGTACGCTGTATTTAGCTTTAAAAAGACTTGAGAAAAATAATTATGTAGAATCATATTGGTATGATGGACAAAGCGGCGGAGGTAGGCGTAAATATTATAAAAACACAATTAAAGGCAAAGAGTACTTATGTAAAAAAAAGGAAGAGTGGGTTTTTTTAAATAATATAATGAATAGATTTTTAGGGGGGATTTAGGGTATGGTGAGTATTGAAGAATTTGTTGATTCTCTTTATAAAGGGGTTAATGGAAAGTCAAAAGAAGTAGATGAACTAAAGGAAGAGATGAAATCCCATCTTATTGAAACAGTAAATGAATTAAAAAAACAAGGAAAGACAGAGGAAGAAAGTCTAAAAATAGCTTATGAGAGATTTGGAGATACTAGTGTAATTACAAGTGGTTTATTTAAAATTTTTCATAAACAAAGGAGATTTATTAAATTTATTTTTATTGTAGCTATAACTTGTATGTTAATA contains:
- a CDS encoding PadR family transcriptional regulator, yielding MEIDKELLKGCIDTILMCLLNEKPMYGYELAQTVRKVSEENFELKEGTLYLALKRLEKNNYVESYWYDGQSGGGRRKYYKNTIKGKEYLCKKKEEWVFLNNIMNRFLGGI